Proteins from one Paenibacillus amylolyticus genomic window:
- a CDS encoding DoxX family protein, translating into MFSFNQWLRENKVAMWILTVLRVYIGYDWMTHGWSKLTGGFQAGGFLAGAVGKATGENPTVQAWWGTFLEKFAVPNAGLFDFIIPLGEFLVGLGLILGCFTTLAALMALVMNFAFLFSGTVSTNAQLVLMQIFLVVAGANAGKIGLDHWVLPYLRGLITRNKGNHPKDTPTISPTQKTA; encoded by the coding sequence ATGTTCAGCTTCAACCAATGGCTTAGAGAAAACAAAGTGGCAATGTGGATTTTGACAGTACTTCGGGTGTATATCGGTTACGATTGGATGACTCACGGATGGAGCAAATTGACTGGCGGATTCCAAGCTGGTGGATTCCTCGCCGGGGCAGTTGGCAAAGCAACGGGTGAAAACCCAACAGTTCAAGCATGGTGGGGAACATTCCTTGAGAAATTCGCTGTACCAAACGCAGGATTGTTCGACTTCATCATCCCGCTCGGTGAATTCCTTGTCGGTCTGGGACTCATTCTCGGATGCTTCACAACACTGGCTGCACTGATGGCTCTCGTGATGAACTTCGCGTTCCTCTTCTCGGGTACAGTAAGCACAAATGCTCAACTGGTTCTGATGCAAATCTTCCTCGTTGTTGCTGGTGCAAATGCAGGTAAAATTGGTCTGGATCACTGGGTACTGCCTTACCTTCGCGGATTGATCACTCGTAACAAAGGTAATCACCCTAAAGACACACCAACGATTAGCCCAACTCAAAAAACAGCTTAA
- a CDS encoding YerC/YecD family TrpR-related protein, with product MQLKKLNDKSIEQLFEAILTLKDIEECYVFFDDLCTVNEIQSMSQRLEVARMLGKGNTYNQIEAETGASTATISRVKRCLNYGNDGYKMTLERLGR from the coding sequence ATGCAGCTGAAAAAGCTAAATGATAAAAGCATTGAACAACTATTTGAGGCTATTTTGACGCTAAAAGATATTGAAGAGTGTTATGTTTTCTTTGATGACCTCTGCACGGTAAACGAGATTCAATCCATGTCCCAGCGGCTGGAAGTGGCTCGTATGTTGGGTAAAGGCAATACGTATAACCAGATTGAAGCAGAGACAGGTGCGAGCACAGCTACAATTTCACGTGTGAAACGCTGTCTGAATTACGGTAATGATGGATATAAAATGACGCTGGAACGCCTGGGACGCTAA
- a CDS encoding TetR/AcrR family transcriptional regulator — protein MDRRVLKTRKAIIEAFVGLLEEQEFEHMTINDIAERANVNRGTIYLHYADKFDLLDQCIETYLQQLLEACMIESPNPTSVTAKDALLRTFRYLEQHATTYTTLLTKKGIPAFRSKLMTLLVQGVQEQMDACGIQEGMKKEVTIQFLASAAVGLLEWWIMNSMPYPAEEIVDQLIELLELHLNLHAPISG, from the coding sequence ATGGACAGACGAGTACTTAAGACACGAAAGGCGATAATTGAAGCTTTTGTCGGGTTACTGGAGGAACAGGAATTCGAGCATATGACGATAAACGATATTGCTGAGCGGGCGAATGTAAACCGAGGAACCATCTATTTGCATTACGCTGATAAGTTCGACCTGTTAGACCAATGCATTGAGACTTATTTGCAGCAGTTGTTGGAGGCCTGTATGATCGAAAGCCCTAATCCAACATCCGTTACTGCCAAGGATGCACTTCTCCGAACCTTCCGTTATCTGGAACAGCATGCCACGACCTATACCACACTTCTAACTAAAAAAGGTATTCCGGCGTTCCGTAGTAAGTTGATGACATTGTTGGTCCAAGGAGTACAGGAGCAGATGGATGCTTGTGGCATCCAGGAAGGTATGAAGAAAGAGGTTACCATCCAATTTCTTGCTTCCGCTGCAGTTGGTCTCCTGGAGTGGTGGATTATGAATTCCATGCCTTATCCGGCCGAGGAGATCGTTGACCAATTAATAGAACTACTGGAACTGCATCTGAATTTGCACGCACCCATAAGCGGGTAA
- a CDS encoding DUF47 family protein, producing the protein MKLKKKKDIFFETLENMADTVVQAADYFSQHVSNLQDVTLFANEMKKYESQCDDYVHTIITELNKTFITPIERDDIMELTTTLDDVLDGLEATASRFYMYQLTDPDEYIVQFAEILRQSAYEIQKAIHLLSQKKLLAIREYTIRLNDLENQGDEVLRMCIKNLFATVPDPIELIKRKEIYERLETTTDACEHVANVLESIIMRNS; encoded by the coding sequence ATGAAGCTTAAGAAGAAGAAGGATATATTTTTTGAGACACTGGAGAACATGGCAGATACGGTTGTTCAAGCGGCAGATTATTTCTCCCAGCATGTTTCCAACCTTCAGGATGTGACTCTTTTTGCCAATGAAATGAAGAAGTACGAGTCCCAATGTGATGACTATGTGCACACAATTATTACGGAACTCAACAAAACGTTTATCACGCCGATCGAACGCGATGATATTATGGAGCTGACAACGACACTTGATGACGTATTGGACGGACTCGAAGCAACGGCTTCCCGTTTCTATATGTACCAACTGACTGACCCAGACGAATATATCGTTCAATTCGCTGAAATTTTGCGCCAATCGGCTTACGAAATTCAGAAGGCCATTCATTTGCTGTCTCAGAAAAAATTGCTGGCGATTCGTGAGTACACGATTCGATTGAATGATCTGGAAAATCAGGGCGACGAAGTATTGCGCATGTGTATCAAGAACCTTTTCGCTACCGTTCCTGATCCGATTGAATTGATCAAACGTAAGGAAATTTACGAACGTCTTGAGACCACAACGGATGCTTGTGAACACGTAGCGAATGTGCTCGAATCCATCATCATGCGTAATTCTTAA
- a CDS encoding DNA alkylation repair protein, whose product MELFKDKYTPALIDRTGELLRQFYPKLDTQQFHELVFAEGWEQLEFKARIRRITLALTAVLPDHYEEALHIIEQAAPNMRGVEYLFVPDFIEVNGLDPEDYELSMKYLTLFTPYSSSEFAVRPFIKHYPIQTMKHMMAWADSDNEHIRRLASEGSRPRLPWGAKLQNFITDPTPVLPILHALKQDESLYVRKSVANHLNDISKDHPELVLDLATTWYGQHADTDWIVRHASRSLLKKGHPKALRLFGYNEQDSIHIEQLQLVQDTITIGDDLHFSFDVVNESGESQMLRVEYEMGYMKANGKQAPKRFKCSDKMYPTGRTKVATKQSFKIITTRKYYAGLHTLTIVVNGQAAATTSFVLEMK is encoded by the coding sequence ATGGAACTTTTCAAAGACAAATATACTCCCGCATTAATTGATCGGACCGGCGAACTCTTGCGTCAATTCTACCCGAAGCTGGATACACAGCAATTTCACGAATTGGTTTTCGCCGAGGGCTGGGAGCAGTTGGAATTCAAAGCGCGCATTCGCAGAATTACATTGGCCTTGACTGCAGTACTGCCCGACCATTATGAGGAAGCACTACATATTATTGAACAAGCTGCGCCGAATATGAGAGGCGTTGAATATCTGTTTGTACCGGATTTTATCGAAGTGAACGGACTTGACCCAGAGGATTACGAGCTATCCATGAAGTATCTGACCCTCTTCACACCTTATTCCAGCTCCGAGTTCGCGGTACGCCCGTTTATTAAGCATTATCCAATCCAAACGATGAAACATATGATGGCGTGGGCAGATAGCGACAACGAGCATATCCGCAGACTTGCCAGTGAGGGTAGCCGCCCACGTTTGCCATGGGGTGCCAAACTGCAGAACTTTATCACTGATCCAACACCTGTACTTCCGATTTTGCATGCATTGAAACAGGACGAGTCCCTCTATGTGCGCAAAAGTGTCGCCAATCATCTGAATGATATCTCCAAGGATCACCCCGAACTGGTTCTGGATCTGGCCACCACCTGGTATGGTCAACATGCAGATACTGACTGGATTGTCCGACACGCCAGCAGGTCATTACTGAAGAAAGGACATCCCAAAGCACTACGTCTTTTTGGTTATAACGAGCAGGATTCGATTCATATTGAGCAGCTTCAGCTTGTCCAGGATACGATTACCATTGGCGATGATCTTCATTTTTCTTTTGATGTTGTGAATGAGAGTGGTGAGTCACAGATGCTGCGAGTTGAATATGAGATGGGTTATATGAAAGCAAACGGCAAGCAAGCTCCCAAACGATTTAAATGCTCTGATAAAATGTATCCGACAGGCAGAACGAAGGTAGCCACCAAACAGTCGTTCAAAATCATTACAACAAGAAAATACTATGCCGGACTCCATACGCTAACGATTGTTGTGAATGGTCAAGCGGCAGCAACAACCTCTTTTGTCCTTGAAATGAAATAA
- the corA gene encoding magnesium/cobalt transporter CorA: MIRTLAITREHQVSVNIPLTQLDLNDYAWVWADFNQPTEEESRLLDTYFHFHPLAIEDCLHVLQRPKLDYYENLQFLVLHALNPKTLEAEEVDLFLGANFLVSFHHGVLEEVDEAWERLLQHAHERTIWARGPVAAAYTVMDKLVDHYFPSLFAIEDELAELENRGGQESVEDLMNQVFDLRSRLLKLRRTVVPMRDLLYRVVNSQHVQRTGEHTAYFTDIYDHLLKLTDMIEADREMTADLRDSYISLNSNRMNQIMKTLTVITTVFMPLTLIAGIYGMNFAYMPELQWKFGYGAVLLLMLVLGGGMVAWFVKRGWFK; this comes from the coding sequence ATGATTCGTACACTCGCCATTACACGAGAACATCAAGTCTCCGTGAACATACCACTTACACAGCTGGATCTGAACGATTACGCCTGGGTATGGGCGGATTTTAACCAGCCAACGGAAGAGGAAAGCCGTTTGCTGGATACATATTTTCATTTTCACCCCTTAGCTATTGAGGACTGTCTGCATGTGTTGCAGCGGCCCAAGCTTGATTATTATGAAAATCTGCAGTTTCTTGTACTGCATGCACTGAATCCCAAGACGCTGGAAGCCGAGGAGGTTGACTTGTTTCTCGGAGCAAACTTCCTGGTGTCCTTTCATCATGGCGTATTGGAGGAAGTGGATGAAGCGTGGGAACGCTTGTTGCAGCATGCACATGAACGAACCATCTGGGCGCGAGGTCCGGTGGCAGCAGCCTATACGGTGATGGATAAGCTGGTCGATCATTATTTTCCGTCTTTATTTGCGATTGAGGATGAACTGGCTGAACTGGAAAACCGGGGTGGACAAGAGTCTGTTGAAGACTTGATGAATCAGGTGTTTGACCTGCGAAGTCGATTGCTGAAGCTTCGACGAACGGTCGTACCGATGCGTGATCTGCTCTATCGGGTTGTCAATTCCCAGCATGTGCAGCGAACAGGCGAACATACGGCTTATTTTACCGACATCTATGACCATCTATTGAAGCTGACGGACATGATTGAAGCCGATCGGGAGATGACGGCCGACCTGCGTGACAGCTATATTTCCCTGAACTCCAACCGGATGAATCAGATCATGAAGACACTCACGGTGATTACAACTGTATTTATGCCCTTAACGCTGATCGCCGGTATTTATGGCATGAACTTTGCATATATGCCTGAGCTTCAGTGGAAGTTTGGGTATGGTGCGGTGTTATTGTTGATGTTGGTGCTTGGCGGTGGCATGGTGGCTTGGTTTGTGAAGCGGGGATGGTTCAAGTAG
- a CDS encoding tyrosine protein kinase — protein sequence MPQHYYHRQPAQGHRPSAHAHRQAHTSAYMPPGVVPRSLNETQIQPMYPGVEPHYPGFGEVEASAVVPYGQGIAGGNLYGGAPQVVAPAPVPAPATGSSGFSLANIGELKGMIDRFGGIDGIMSGIGKMQKVVGGIQQMAPMMKLVMGILPFGKGKSNNSAADADYEEYTPPRRRKRKRTNKQTSAPRRRNTTPVRRKSNNTKRRPKSRKH from the coding sequence ATGCCACAGCATTATTATCACCGCCAACCAGCACAAGGGCACCGACCGTCTGCTCATGCTCATCGGCAGGCACACACTTCTGCCTATATGCCGCCCGGTGTGGTTCCGCGGTCTTTAAATGAAACTCAGATTCAACCGATGTACCCTGGAGTAGAGCCCCATTACCCGGGCTTCGGTGAAGTCGAAGCATCTGCGGTCGTACCCTATGGGCAAGGTATAGCTGGCGGGAACTTATATGGAGGTGCACCCCAGGTTGTTGCTCCGGCTCCGGTACCGGCCCCTGCTACGGGCAGTTCCGGCTTTTCATTAGCCAACATTGGTGAGTTAAAAGGAATGATCGACCGCTTCGGCGGTATTGATGGAATCATGAGTGGTATAGGCAAAATGCAAAAGGTCGTCGGTGGCATCCAGCAGATGGCTCCGATGATGAAGCTCGTTATGGGCATTCTGCCTTTTGGAAAAGGAAAATCGAATAACAGCGCAGCGGATGCAGACTATGAGGAATATACGCCGCCCCGGAGACGGAAACGCAAGCGGACGAATAAGCAAACGAGTGCTCCACGTCGCCGCAACACGACTCCAGTCCGCCGCAAATCCAATAACACCAAACGCCGTCCCAAAAGTCGCAAACATTAA
- a CDS encoding NPP1 family protein — translation MKKIVLMLLVFLMACVPWVTVVEAAEINHDQVVGFQEISPVTVTQQAAKRFQPFLKVYHGCVPFPAVDQQGNTNAGLNTSGSSNGNCSSSTGQIYSRSAWHNGVWAIMYSWYFPKDSPSPGLGHRHDWEGIVVWVDNPAAANPQILSIAYSGHGQFTNVTPSNTNTQGNHPLISYNSTWPLNHELGVTNVVGGTQPLIGWDDLTSAARNALNTTDFGSANVPFNDNNFTNNLNKAWFR, via the coding sequence ATGAAAAAAATCGTGTTAATGCTCCTGGTCTTTCTTATGGCATGTGTTCCTTGGGTCACCGTTGTTGAAGCAGCGGAGATTAATCATGATCAGGTTGTCGGATTTCAGGAAATCTCCCCAGTCACCGTGACACAACAAGCAGCCAAGCGTTTTCAGCCTTTTCTCAAAGTCTATCATGGTTGTGTGCCTTTCCCCGCAGTGGATCAACAGGGCAATACCAATGCTGGCTTGAATACGTCCGGGTCATCGAATGGAAACTGCAGCTCCAGTACAGGACAGATATACTCCCGTTCCGCTTGGCACAACGGGGTGTGGGCAATCATGTATTCGTGGTATTTCCCCAAAGACTCCCCCTCCCCTGGACTCGGCCATCGTCATGATTGGGAAGGTATCGTCGTGTGGGTGGATAATCCGGCAGCGGCCAATCCCCAAATCCTCTCCATCGCGTATTCCGGTCACGGCCAGTTCACCAACGTCACACCGAGCAATACCAATACACAAGGGAATCATCCGTTAATTTCCTATAATAGTACCTGGCCACTGAACCATGAACTCGGCGTCACCAACGTTGTTGGGGGAACACAACCTTTAATCGGATGGGACGACCTGACTTCTGCAGCACGAAATGCGCTTAATACCACGGACTTTGGCAGTGCCAACGTACCTTTCAACGATAACAACTTCACCAACAATCTGAACAAAGCCTGGTTTAGATAA
- a CDS encoding CbiX/SirB N-terminal domain-containing protein, with protein sequence MKKPGVLIISHGSQEQTWVESVDDAISRLNLPVPLPVEAGFLELVEGRLIQDGIDRLEAQGVTDILVVPLFVSSGSTHVDEIEYAIGAKETPDRETDLEPFNVKARVHFGYPVDNDPDIAVMVWDKVKLLSQQPEQETILLVGHGSIHDGFRQRWEAGISSLAELVQEVSGVAHTDYALLNPESVYDKVKYWSEERGNRVIVAPLFLSAGYFTRNVIPDRLKELDYEYSGETLLPHPLLGQWLERQIQILLDRCNEVEASS encoded by the coding sequence ATGAAGAAGCCGGGTGTACTCATCATCAGTCACGGTTCACAGGAGCAGACCTGGGTGGAATCCGTCGATGACGCGATCTCCCGGTTAAATCTGCCTGTGCCATTACCGGTCGAAGCCGGTTTTCTTGAACTTGTGGAAGGACGCCTGATCCAGGACGGTATCGACCGACTGGAAGCTCAAGGCGTAACCGATATTCTGGTTGTACCTTTATTCGTTTCGTCCGGCAGTACACATGTGGATGAAATTGAATATGCGATTGGTGCAAAGGAAACACCTGATCGCGAAACGGATCTCGAACCGTTCAATGTGAAGGCTCGGGTTCACTTCGGTTATCCAGTGGATAACGATCCGGATATTGCCGTGATGGTGTGGGACAAGGTGAAGCTACTCTCGCAACAGCCTGAGCAGGAGACCATTCTGCTGGTAGGGCACGGGAGTATTCATGATGGATTTCGCCAGCGCTGGGAAGCCGGAATCTCTTCCCTTGCAGAGCTTGTACAGGAAGTCAGTGGCGTAGCCCATACGGATTATGCATTGCTAAATCCCGAGAGCGTGTACGACAAAGTGAAGTATTGGAGCGAAGAGCGGGGGAACCGGGTTATTGTGGCGCCGCTGTTTTTGAGTGCCGGTTACTTCACAAGAAACGTAATCCCGGATCGGCTGAAGGAACTGGATTATGAGTATAGTGGTGAGACGCTGTTGCCACATCCATTGCTTGGGCAGTGGCTGGAGCGCCAGATCCAGATTTTGCTGGATAGATGTAATGAGGTTGAAGCTTCTTCGTGA
- a CDS encoding DUF4395 domain-containing protein has product MREVPMRYVKANQVGIVLFVLLSFVLNPLVVLGALWIIQVVGLASGGKLNLFVQIGKVVLTGKGTETQAVELQRFNNILAVLFLSLALISFSLVWVIAGYVFSVMLLAAASAALLGYCVGCTVYFWYKQLRAGRKIGF; this is encoded by the coding sequence ATGCGGGAAGTGCCCATGCGTTATGTGAAAGCGAATCAGGTCGGTATTGTATTGTTCGTTTTACTCTCGTTTGTGTTGAATCCACTTGTAGTTCTGGGCGCACTCTGGATCATTCAGGTGGTCGGTCTGGCTTCCGGTGGCAAGCTTAATCTGTTTGTGCAGATTGGGAAAGTTGTGTTGACGGGTAAAGGGACAGAGACGCAGGCGGTGGAACTGCAGCGATTCAACAATATACTGGCTGTGCTCTTCCTGTCTCTGGCACTTATCTCGTTCTCGCTTGTCTGGGTAATTGCAGGTTATGTCTTCTCCGTCATGCTTCTTGCGGCTGCAAGTGCAGCTCTGCTAGGTTATTGTGTGGGCTGCACGGTGTATTTCTGGTACAAACAGCTGCGTGCAGGGCGAAAAATCGGATTTTGA
- a CDS encoding DUF3048 domain-containing protein, giving the protein MKFLKWNKAASAASLFILSLSLVACQNQEAAQMPLQPEPTPAPVQEEQTAEESNTSLYTAPLTGLPVDEAITRRPLAVMINNAPAARPQSGLSSADIILEVLAEGGITRFIAIFQSEGGAETVGPVRSIRPYLIELGESYDGVLVHAGGSPEAYSILQRQQKQHMDEISNGGPYFWRSSDRKAPHNLYTSADKLREGADIKGYSHDFKSPVYIYNEEGATSAGEAVQQFDIQYLLDSYRVTYDYDEVSGRYMRMVNGKADQDLDNGTPLGAANIIVAGADHKVLDSVGRLSVNLEQGGEAMLFQKGKMIRGQWVKKQGDIIRFVQDGHEAALVPGETFISIVPNRPEFSSHVKLAEQ; this is encoded by the coding sequence TTGAAGTTTTTGAAATGGAACAAAGCGGCATCGGCTGCATCCCTGTTTATTCTCTCCTTAAGTCTTGTTGCTTGCCAAAACCAGGAGGCGGCTCAGATGCCACTTCAGCCAGAACCGACACCTGCACCTGTACAGGAAGAACAGACTGCGGAGGAGTCCAACACCTCTCTCTATACAGCACCTCTTACAGGTCTGCCTGTAGATGAAGCGATTACGCGTCGACCACTGGCCGTCATGATTAATAATGCACCAGCGGCTCGGCCCCAATCGGGTTTAAGCTCAGCCGATATCATTCTTGAAGTCCTCGCAGAAGGGGGCATTACCCGTTTCATAGCCATCTTCCAGAGTGAAGGGGGTGCGGAGACGGTTGGTCCTGTTCGCAGCATACGCCCTTATCTGATTGAGCTTGGCGAGAGTTATGATGGAGTACTTGTTCATGCCGGAGGCAGTCCGGAGGCGTATTCGATTTTGCAAAGGCAGCAGAAACAGCATATGGATGAAATCTCGAATGGTGGACCTTATTTCTGGCGTTCCTCCGATCGTAAAGCCCCACATAATCTGTATACTTCAGCGGACAAGCTGAGAGAAGGAGCAGATATCAAGGGCTACAGCCATGACTTCAAGTCTCCTGTGTACATCTATAACGAAGAAGGCGCGACATCTGCAGGAGAGGCAGTACAGCAGTTTGATATCCAATATTTATTGGATAGTTACCGGGTGACGTATGATTATGATGAAGTTAGCGGACGATATATGAGAATGGTGAATGGTAAGGCAGATCAGGATCTGGATAATGGGACTCCACTTGGCGCGGCGAACATCATTGTGGCAGGTGCAGATCACAAGGTGCTTGATAGTGTAGGACGGTTGTCCGTTAATTTGGAACAGGGCGGGGAAGCGATGTTGTTCCAGAAGGGCAAGATGATTCGTGGGCAGTGGGTGAAGAAGCAGGGCGATATTATCCGTTTTGTTCAGGATGGCCATGAAGCGGCTCTTGTGCCCGGTGAAACGTTTATCAGCATTGTTCCCAATCGCCCGGAATTTTCTAGTCATGTGAAGCTGGCTGAACAATAG
- a CDS encoding 2-dehydropantoate 2-reductase N-terminal domain-containing protein — MAQVLVRGGNDVTMLARGKRAEELESDGIVIRHVFQFKTTVDPVRVTRTLEENDEYDLIFVVMKYNDFPSVLPILAVNQSRNIVIIGNNADARSMQNFLDENSRVAKQVAFGFQVSGGRREKDRMLSIGGASGQMVIGGLDGEIAFKSMLDQAFERTKYKLNYLNDIDAWLKSHIVPILMLNAVSFNEKRELIKLNGNKKQIQHMIRAMDEGFSVLEAMGITIIPEIQAKMVRKHQRMLFSLLKIYSMLPVHKLVAGSFGEIEVLNQAFTDWKKTTGLPTPHWDVLKRDFTPLK; from the coding sequence TTGGCGCAGGTTCTGGTACGTGGGGGAAATGACGTCACCATGCTGGCTAGAGGGAAGCGGGCAGAGGAACTGGAGAGCGATGGCATTGTCATTCGTCATGTGTTCCAGTTTAAAACGACCGTTGACCCGGTTCGGGTAACAAGAACGCTGGAAGAGAATGATGAATATGATCTTATTTTCGTGGTTATGAAGTATAACGATTTTCCATCAGTGCTGCCTATTTTGGCGGTTAACCAGAGCAGGAACATCGTGATCATCGGAAACAACGCAGATGCACGAAGCATGCAAAATTTTTTGGACGAAAATAGCCGGGTGGCAAAACAGGTCGCGTTTGGATTCCAGGTGAGTGGAGGGAGGAGGGAAAAGGACCGTATGTTATCCATTGGTGGAGCAAGCGGGCAAATGGTCATTGGTGGGCTGGATGGTGAGATTGCCTTTAAATCCATGCTGGATCAAGCTTTTGAGAGAACGAAATACAAGTTGAATTACCTGAACGATATTGATGCCTGGCTGAAAAGCCATATTGTGCCCATTCTGATGCTTAATGCGGTGAGCTTTAATGAGAAACGCGAGTTGATCAAGTTGAATGGGAACAAAAAGCAGATCCAACATATGATTCGGGCAATGGATGAGGGCTTCAGCGTGCTTGAGGCCATGGGTATAACGATTATACCGGAGATTCAGGCTAAAATGGTTCGCAAGCATCAACGGATGTTGTTTTCATTGTTGAAGATCTATAGTATGCTTCCGGTTCATAAACTGGTCGCGGGTTCTTTTGGAGAGATTGAGGTGTTAAATCAGGCATTTACCGATTGGAAAAAGACAACAGGCCTCCCGACACCCCATTGGGACGTGCTGAAAAGAGATTTTACTCCCCTTAAATAA